The genomic stretch TGAGAGAGAGtgagggggagggctgggcttGCTGCAAAATCCCCCCACCCAAGATCTGGCTCTTATCACTCTCTCTTGGCCTGACCCCATTGGCCATCAGTTCTGGGGCAGGAGGTGAGGTCTCTGGGTCCCCAGCAAGTCAGCCCTGCCTCCCCTGGCCCCATACCGATCACCAGGATGTCGATGGCTGCCTTGGCCTCCAGGCCTTCCAGCTGCACGGTGAGCTCATAGCAGCCTGAGTCGGAGCGCTGGGCTGAGCGGATGAAGAGAATGGAGTCCTGGTCCCTGGTGCGCACACTCACCCGCTGGCTGTCCAGGGCATGACCGTTGTGGGTCCACGAGGCCTGAGGCTTGGGATTCCCCTGGGAGGGAGGAGCCCTCAAGGTGAACGCAGAAGGTGCCAGCACCCCCACACCCACTCAGCTCCAGGGATCCCTGTGCCAGGAGAGCTAGCCCCATTGGCCCTTCCAAGCACAGGTAGCAGAGGCTAGAGCCACAGGTGCTGCCTACAGCCTCATTCTCCGGATGTCCAGCCAGCCCCGGGGCCACCTGTCCTGTTCACCGGCTGGAGAATCACAACTGAGTCATGTGTACAACAGAGGGAGGATGAGGCCATCTTGGTGGGTGGGTCTCAGGCAGACCTCCACGGGGATCCTGACATTTCCTGGGCTCCTCTAATACACCTCAGACGGGGGCCCTTATTTCACCCAAGTTCTTATCCCGGGCAGGAGGCATACTCACCTGGAAGGGGATTTGCAGGTTAATCATCTCTCCCACCTGACGGACATAGGTCTGACGAAGGTGGCGGGGAACGCGGATCTTGGGGGCCTCTGCATTAAAGCGAGAGGCTAGGCTTAGCACAGCAGGGGGCCTGCTGATTGGAGGCTTCTGTGGCAGGGGTAGGGGACAACTGGAGAAGGCTGCTGGCTGGGTAGGAGGTCTCCTGGGTATGCTCTGAGGCTGCCTCCTTGTGGACAGGGCAAAGCTCACTCCCCAGATCCAGGGACCCAAATCCCCTGAGGCCCTTGGGGACTTGAGAGCCAGGAggttccaggagggcagggcctccACGGTGTGAACTGGTAGGCATCCCGGGCACTCCCTTGGTGCCCTGACCCTGCCAGGCTGGGATTTGCCCTGCAGCTCTGGTATTCCTGGGCTCCAGATGGGCCCCAGCTGGCTCCCTGGCTCCCCCTGGGGGGCAGCATGTGCTGCGCCTGTGGCCCTGCATTCCCTGGAAGGGTGGCAACACTGTCTTCCCAGTCCCTCTGCCCTTCTGCTTTGAACAGCTCAGGCCTTCAGAGAAGCCCCTGTGAGACCCATTTGCCCACTGCTCTGTCTCCAAGCCATACGGGAGGATTGggatatttccctttttaaatgaaGCCAGAGCAGACCtacccccttccttctctcttactCCTTCCACTACCTTTCAGTCTGCGGTGGGGAAGTCCTTCCTGACACTTTACTTCAGCCCCATGCTACGGTAGAGAACCACCTTCCTGACTATCACCTAATCAGGTGCAAGGGCATTCCAAGGGAAGCTGCAACAGCCCCTGCCACTATCCCCCTGGGCGGGCGTAGGGGTGGTGGTGGCTGAGGCTCCTCAGTGGCAAACAGGTGGCAGCAGTTGGTCAGTGGCACGCAGGGCAGAGACGGAGGAGACAGAAGGAACACAGTGTCTCTGAGGATTAGCTGTGCAGGCACTTGGCCCTGGGAGCATCAGGCGTGGAATGTTCCAGGGGCAGCTGCAGGGGGCCAGGAATGCTTGGCAGCTCCAGGTGGCTGAGGAGGGACAGCTGAGCAGCTGAGGATTCTGGACAGggtccccaccctgccctgcccatgAGGGGGGCCTGGCTGGCTGCTCCCTGTTTATTCACAgcctcctcccctcttctctccaggAAATCCCCTTCTCTCCTGCCAGAGGAATTTTAATGGAGTAGAGGGTGCTGAGTCTAGCTGACTCCTTCCGTGTTAGGCCTTGAAGTAGAGGGTCCTGGCCCCTGCAGGCTCTCAGAGTCTGAGATCCCTGGGCCCTCAGGGAAGGTCCAGGATGCCCACCAACCCCACTCCGCaacaaggagggcttcctggcaCTCCCAGGCTAGAATCGATGAGTCCATATTGAGCTGCCAGGTGGGACCGTGTCTCACCCAGACTCAAAGGAAGGGAAAGTCCTCTGGTTCTGAAAACCACCAGAAAAAGACTCCCTGCTGCCTGGTAAGACATGAACTGTCCTGTGTGGGAGTCAGGTTCTGGGACTGCCACTAATAGGCTAGGTGATCTCAAGGGAGTCCTGGGTGCCTTTGGACCTGCTTGGCTTGGATGGACAAGCCGTAACAGTCTACAATTCTACACTCCCAACCCCCTGGTTCCCACATCTCTCAGGCCTTAGAGTTGAAAAGTATTTCCTTGAATCCAAACTTGACCCCCTTCTGTGGCCGTGAAACCCCCTCTGTCTGGAGGCCTTGTCCAGAATTATGGGGTCAAGACGAGGAGGGGGGAACAAGGAGAAATGTGGAGAAGGCCTCAGGCCACCTGCTGGCCTATGTCTCTTGTCACCCTGCAGCTCTGGGCTGTCCCCAGAGACCTTGGATCAGACCAAATGACTCACTGCCATTAACAGACTGAAACCTGATCAGTCCTGGGAGGGCTTGAGGCTAATGCACCCTACAAATAGAAATCTTAGCAAGGGGACAGCAGCTGGCCTCCCAGGTTCCCAGTGCAGCACTGGCCTCTGGGGATGGAGAAACCTTCACCGGCCTTTTGCAGGGCGTTAATCTTCTTCCCACTAGGGACGTGGTGCAGCAAGAGGCAAGCAAAGACTCCTCTCTATTCCAAAATGTTTGGGAGAATCTGGAACCCAGGCCATATGAAATGAGCAGAAAACGAGCTTCCGTGGCCGCTGAAGGAATTAAGATTAGGTAGGAAGAATGTAATGACTCTAAGCATTGGGACTCTGAGGCAGGTGACCTGGGGAGCTTGAgctctcagttctggaggtcaggaaGCTTGGGGGCTGGGCCACTCAGGGAAATGGCCTCTTTGACCTCTAGAGGCCCCTTGCTGCTGAGGAACCTGGGACTTTCTTAAGGCAAAACGGCGATAGCAGGTGGCTTGTGCACGTGAGTGTGGGATGGGGGGAAATGACTGCCCTGTTCGCTCTACCcattggcctcagtttctccatccattAGATAAGGTGcctgggaagggctggggagCAGGCTTTACCAATGATCTCTTGGATGTGGACAGGCTGGTCCAGCACAGCTGGTGGGCCAGCCCCTGCAGAGCTCACTGCAGCCACACGTACGAAGAACTTGTCACCTAGAACCAGGTTCCGCACGGTCTGCTGGGTCACCATCATGGGCCGGGAATTCACAGGCACCCACTCCAAGGCTGAGAGAAATGAAGAGAGTGCAAGGTCCTGGCTCCATGGCTGTGGGCACCCTTCTCAGTGGGGCTTCCCTTCTCGCTGATGATCTGAGGAAGCTGACCTCCCTTTCTGGGACTTATTTTCCCTTTGCCTCCCTGACTTCTTGTTGTCAAATGGCATCAAAGACACCTGATGTTAGAACCCTTGAGTGGTGGCCAGAGATGGGTttgctgaagcccagagagggttGGACACATTTGCCAAATCACACAGCAAGGTAGGGGCAAAGGCAGAGGCCAGGCTGAACTTGACTGCCACGGAGGTGGATAAGAGGATGGTGGCATGAGGAATTTGGCCAGAGCCGCCCGTCCCCTGTTTCTCCTCACTGTCTCTTACAACTTACCCTCCCCCTCAGCTTCTTTTGCTCTCCACCTCCTGCTTGCCCTCCCCAAGCAGGGTCCTCTGAGACTTACTACCTCCTTCATTCTCACAGAGGAGTGCCCCAGTGTCACCTACCCTTTTATCTCTGTTACTCAGAGGCTTCCTGGAGCTGGAGGACAGGGGGCCTCCTAAGGCCGTTTGGACATCCTCCTGCTTTCAGAGGTGTGTTGGTGGAGCAAGAAGCTGTGTGTGAGTGGCTTGAGCGgactgcttcctctccctccttctgtaTCTCCCCTTGGACTGACCCAGCTGCAGAGTCTGGAGGCTTGTCCCTGCTGCCCTCTAAGCCCACCTCCCCTGGGTGTATGCAGAGCTTAGCCCATAGCTCACCTCCCTCTCGGCGGAGTTCCAGAACATAGCCCTGGAGCCCCAGCTTCCCTAGCCTCTCCGGGGGTTCCCAGCTCACAGTCACCGAGCTGTCACTCACGTCCTCCACAGCCAGCAGCAGCGGGGCACTGGGGACATCTGAGGGAGAAGCAGGGGGAGATAAAGAGGTTCGTAGCCAAAAGCTCTCCCCGCACCACTCTCCGCCAAGgctgcctccctcctccacctgccccGCCTCTTGTCACCTTCAGTTGGAGGTGCGGGTTTAGAGGCTGCGGGGGCAGGTGCCTGAGGGGCAGGCTCCTGTGGCTTGGGAGCTGGCTCTTCCCCGGTAGACTTCGGTGCTGCCACTTCTCCAGAGGGCTCTGTGGTGGGCACATTTGCAGACTCAGAGGCAGTCTCCTCCGGACCACAGGcaagggcttcccaggtggcttTTCCTCTCATTGCAAGGATTGCTGGAGGGTCAGGCTGGAGTGCGCAGGGAGCAGCACTGGAGGGTCTGTGCTTCCAGGGTGCCTGGGACACCTAGGTCCAGGCTTATATAGTCAGggggctgccccacccccaagcaAATGATTCCCAGCTGTGGGGTCAGGTCAGGCAGGGGGACTGGGGGGGGTGCGTGGGGAGGCGCTGAAGCCAGGAATAGCTCTGGCGGAGGACTGCAAGGGTCCCTTGAGGAGTGCACGACCTCATCCATCACCCCGATTGGATCTCAGCAGGCAGGGTTCTGGTGCCCAGATGGGAGGAGGGTACAGATCGGTGAGATGGGACATTGCCAGGAGCCTGTGCCAGGGGTCAGGGCAATGGGAACAAGAGCTTCCATCTGGAGAATGAACCCAGATCAGGCTCTGTGTGTTTGGCCTCTGGGGGACCACTTGTGCCCAGGGCTTCTCAGCTTGGGTGCTGGGGTCCAGACAGCCTGAAACAGCCTTCTCTTGGGAGCACTCCCAGCTTTGTCCCTGGGCTCCCACACTCCCCTGGTCCTCACATTCCCTGGGAATTCTCACTTGTGCTGCACGAGGTTGAGGGCCTAGAGAGGGAGGGAATTGGGATGCCCAAGGTGGGCCTGATTGGAGGAAGGTCTTCTAGCAATGGGACCCCAGGAAGGGAGTCTAAGGCCCCTGGTTACCCAGCCTCTCCAATCCCTGCtcgggacctcagtttccccatctgttacAGAGAGCACTATGACAGTCCCCTAGCCCTTGGGGGTAAAATCAAGTCATAAGACAGGTCTGGAAGAGACCTTGGAGGAGGACAGCACTCTGAGACTTGTAAACTCTTCGAAGCAGGACATCTGCATGCCACGGGGAAATGAGACAGGTACAACCAAATTTCTAGTCATTGAGTC from Balaenoptera musculus isolate JJ_BM4_2016_0621 chromosome 3, mBalMus1.pri.v3, whole genome shotgun sequence encodes the following:
- the MYBPH gene encoding myosin-binding protein H isoform X1 → MRGKATWEALACGPEETASESANVPTTEPSGEVAAPKSTGEEPAPKPQEPAPQAPAPAASKPAPPTEDVPSAPLLLAVEDVSDSSVTVSWEPPERLGKLGLQGYVLELRREGALEWVPVNSRPMMVTQQTVRNLVLGDKFFVRVAAVSSAGAGPPAVLDQPVHIQEIIEAPKIRVPRHLRQTYVRQVGEMINLQIPFQGNPKPQASWTHNGHALDSQRVSVRTRDQDSILFIRSAQRSDSGCYELTVQLEGLEAKAAIDILVIEKPGSPSSIRILDVWGCNAALEWTPPQDTGNTELLGYTVQKADKKTGQWFTVLERYHPTTCAISDLIVGNSYSFRVFSENLCGLSASAAVTKELAHIQKTDIVAKPKSFVEQDFSEAPSFTQPLADHTSTPGYSTQLFCSVRASPKPRIIWMKNKMDIQGDPKYRALSEQGVCTLEIRKPSPFDSGVYTCKAINVLGEASVDCRLEVKASATH